The Numida meleagris isolate 19003 breed g44 Domestic line chromosome 17, NumMel1.0, whole genome shotgun sequence genomic interval CCAAAGCCAGGGCTGGTGGCCAACAGGAACTGGATCCCCCGAGGAGTTACTGACAGCTCCACAGGCCTCAAACTCCATCTCTTGCCCCGTTTCCCTCCCAGCTGAGTCAGGATGACCTCCTGTTACCAAACATAAAAGCACCATGATTTGAGTTACCTgattgaaacttttttttgatTTGGAGTTTTGCCTTTTAACCACCTCCGTCATGGTCAAGTTGAGACATTCTGTCTTTGAGGCTGTAACAAAAAGGGAACTGTTATTACCTGGGGCTCCTGGTGGGAACCCAGCTGGTACACCTGCCCATCAATGCATCCCAAAGCTAGTGGCCCTCAGCAGGACTCCACTTGCAGGGAAATGCAGTATAGCTGTAGCTTTCCTACTCGCATGGTAGGAAAGCAATGAGAGAGACAGGGATAATcttccaaacacagcagcaaagaacATTTAACTTTCTTAGCACCTAAACAGGAGAAAAGCGATGGCCCCAGCATCATGAGCTCTCCCAGCATggcccttcctgcagcccacTTGGAGGTGCTCTTGCTTGTCTGGATTTACAGTGACATCCTGTGGCCAAACCACTGAGTGTGAAAACACAGAGACCCTCAGGAGACCAGGTTTCTTTGGAAGGAAGGAGATTCATGAAGGAGAAGCTTCTCCCCAAGCACTGAGTTGAGGTCATGCCCTGAAACAAAGCCAGGGCACAAGCAAAGCTCCTGAGCTGGCGCAGAAACACCCAACTCTAAATACACAGAGGAGATGAGCAACTAAGTCCTGCTGGAGTATTTCCAAGGCTGTCTGCAGGACTTAACAGGCAGGGCACCAACAGGAGGAATGGAGATTTAGGTGGAGCTCCATGGGGCACACAGGAGCTATCTCCTATTTGGTAGGTCACCCCTTTGCCCTGCTCACAAATATGTATCTGCCAGACAGAAAGCACACAAGGAAAGAGGAACTAAAAAACCCCTCGGTTTACTCAGAACTGGATGTCTGCTTGTCACAACAGCAGATCTCAAGCAAGAATGAGGTGTTGCTTCTACATCAGCGCGCTAACAGACTAAAAGTCTCGCTACCTTTAAAAGCCTCAAAGCCTTACTCATACCCCATCAGCAAcctgaacagaaaagaaagataattttgAAACAAACCCACATGCCAGGCAGCTATCTGTGAGGGCAGGAAGGAAAtggagctgcagagagaggctgcagaaagctggctgcagggcacagtgctgccatGGCAGGAGCAAGGACGAGCGCTCCCTCCCTCAGTTCTTCTTTTGAACAAGTTTAACCTCTTCCTAATGGACAACCCGACACAGCAAAAGATTTCCCTAGCTTGAAGctaaaaaataatgagaaatcaAATGTCCTTCAGCCCTGGCGTGGTGCTAAGGAGAGACAAAGGGAGCCCTATCTCTTGCCCTGGGGAACAACAGGCACCTCCCAGGTGTCTTCTGCAGTCACACATCCCTGCTTTGCTCTGCCCAGAGGAGCCACGCTGTCCTCTCACTCCACCATCCTCTCCCATTgcttccccccccacccccaaagcCCCAGAGCCCAGCTGCACCCACCTAGCTCTTCGTACTTCTTGCAGGCTTTGCTGAGGTTGACAGACGTGCAGACCTTCTCAACGTCGTTCCACTGACTTCGTCCGCTgatggctgtctgcagggacaaaCCGAAGCCTGTGAGATGCCCTGCTGCTACCCTGCCTCCCACTCCTAACCTATGGCTGGGCTGGCCCAGACCTGGGTTTGCCTAGAGCTGAACAGGCAAATTTTGAGTAGGTCTTAAAATTTGTTTGACTTTGGAATTACAAAAATTGGTCAGAGTTAACACTGAGTAGTTAACAGAGAAACCACAAAAACAGGAGGACTGCTGTGACCAGCAGGAGATCACTCCCTGGAAGCAATGCCCACCAGAGTAAACTGGCACCCAGCACACATCAAGGCTATGGGAGCTGGCTGCACGTTCCTTATTATCCTGGGCTTCTCAGGAGTGGAAAGCCACCACCAATTAGCCAGTAAGTAGACAATTAGATTGATTCTGGCTCTGCTGGCCTCTGATTCAGGCTCCACCAGCACACTCTCAGCACCTGTCTCTTTCAGCCCCCAGCTGAGACGTGTCTATCAGCACTGAGGTGGATTTCTGCAACATTTGTGCTGTGCAGTCCCCATGTGCTCACCTTGCTGTAGGCGATCTGTAGTGTTAGTGGGATTGCTTCTCTGTCTCCATCTATCCCCAGCCTTTTGCTGCCCGGACCTGCGCAAAACAAGGAGCAAATGTCACCCGGTGGTGGCCTTTTCTCCCCAGTCTTAGGGCTACTAACACAGCAGCACACTCGGTAcctacaggaaaggaaaaaaatcctgggTTGCTGAACACAgtcacagagcagaaaggaaaaggtgtTTTAAAAGCTGCCAGAAAGCAATTCATCCAGTGCAGAAGTTACAGCACAAAGCACAACAAGCAGTCCTGCAAACTGAGAGCGGTGCTGGCtaaggcagagcagcagggtcAGTGCTCCAGGGAGAGCACAAAGCAATAAGAAGATGCATTGCTAACCCAGCTCCTGTTCTTCAGGACATATTTGTGCCCACATTAAATTAGCCTCGCAATACCGTGCCCAACACttattaaggttttttttttcctgggtaaTTTTTCGCAGATGTTAAGTGGTGTGCCACCAAACAGCCCAAGGGAAAAACTAGGCAGAGAAGATTGGTGGCTTCTTGAGTTAGTGGGAAGAGGGCTTGGCCAAGTCAGCACTGTGGGGGAGTGGGGTGGTGACAGtctgggggggctgggggtgcttTGAGGGCTGTGTTCAAATGCACAGGATGAAATGTCAGAAAAGAGCTGGATAAAAACATGACGCAGCACTTGGATGCAGTACGACGCTTGGCCAAGAGGTGTCCTGCGAGCTGCAGGCTTGAAACTGCTTTACAGCCAAATACACTTGGAGAGTAAACGGAAGTAAAAAGAGCAAGGTATGGCCACGGCTTCGCTCCTGAAGAGGAACACAAGAACCATGACGCTTCACTTCCAAGCTTGTGAAACACATCTGCATCTTGTTCACAATGCAGCCTGGCTTCAGAACCCTCTTGCAGCCCACATGTGGGGCCAAAGCCCTCCCCCCCcgcctccctgcagccccccatGGCAGACATGTCCCAGCCTGGCAGTGTGCAGACACCCACCCCAAGGCTGCAGaagtggggagagggaagagggatAGGTCACAGACCTGACGCCTTGATGGCCCGCGTGGCCGCCGAGTGGCCCAGCTCCAGGGAGTGGATGAAGACTTCGGTCATCTTCTCCCCCCCTATGAAGGTGAGCTGCCaggagaaggagaggggagACGTGGTGATGAGATGACCTCACGGGGCTGTGGAGCTGGAGGAATTAACCTGCCCCTCTCACTCCTTTCCACAGGAAATGGGGCAGTTTGGGCAAActctttcagctttcaaaatacaCGTTTCAACCACTGCCTTGGGTGGCGCTTGTCTCGAGCTACACCTCAGACTGTTTGAACAGACCATCAGCACGTGGGCCATCAAAGCCACCACGAGAGAAGTGCATTCAAACCTCCTCCACTGCAGCTGccctgtgcacacagcaggTTGTGGAGAAGGGGTTTCGTGGAGGGGCTTGGTTTGGAAAAAAGAGCACCAGAGGGGCTTCCAGCAATGCCACTGTCCTGCCAGCACTGACAGGAGTCCCTCTTGTGTGGAGCAGAAAGGCACTGGGACAGAAAACTGCTCGTGTCAGTTCAGAGTGGTCGGGCCAGGACCTGCACACCCTTGATCCCTCAGCCAGAGCATCAGCAGAAGTGTTGTGGGCTCACGTGCAGGGGAATATGAGGAGACCAAGCTCAGCCCCACCGGCACACGGCGGCTGTGCCATACCCACATCCACTTCCCAGCTGGGCCCCACCCTGTTGGACCCTGTACCTGTTGGTGGTACAGGCAGAAGACCCCCTTCCCCCCGCTGAGCTGGGGCAGAGCTCCTCTGCCTACCTCGGTCTGGTAGAGCTGCAGCAGGACGGGGCGTGTGGCAAAGCGGCAGTAGTAGAGGATCATGTCGGCCAGGATGGGCAGCTGCTCCCGGGAGTCCTCCTGGGGCTCAGCCTCAGGCTTGGCAGACTGCAGTGAGGAGGGGAGTCACAAGCCTGATGGATACGTGGGACCTATagcccagcaccaccacctcAGAGATGGAAACCCTCCTCCCGACCTCCAGAACCACCCGTTTCCATCCGTGCCCACATAGCACAGCGCCCTGGACAGGTTCAGGTGCAATGTTCGGCAGATGCACCCCAGGGAAGGGGACACCAGGCTCTCCCAGCCAACAATTGCATACCTGACAAAGGACATCCATGGGCAGGTTCATTAGCCCCAGGACGTTCCGCTCGTACCATGGGTCCAACATGCCGATGTAGTGGGAGACGTCGTTGGTGCTGCTCTCCACCCCAGCCAAGGCGGGCTCCTGAAACCAGACATGGTGGGGTCACCCCAGAGCACCCCAGCTCTTCTCCCCTGGCTTAGAGCTGGTGGAAGAGACACCAGGGCTGGCACTGCCCAGCCTGCTGTGGGATGAGCAGGACACGTACCGCCTGTGCCGAGGCACGGAGCTGCAGGTCGCTTGGGGATGGGGGAGGGTGcgtcagcagggctgctggaagcaggCAGCTCCTCTTCACGGGGACGTAGAAAAACTGCAGCTTGAAGTACCTTGTCAGTGTGGGGCAGGTGCTCTCCTTCAGCCTAGGAGAAGTGGGGAGAGGGCTGGGTGAGCAAAGCCCTTTGGTACAGCCTGGCAAAGCAGGATGTGATGTGCAGAATTAGACTCCAGCGGCAGCCGGAGGATCCTGTCCCCTGTCAGAGTGAGGCAGCGATGGAAGGAACCCACGGGACgtgggctggagcagctctgtgccacacCGACTTAGTGACAGCGTCACCTGGCAGACGAGCAGCTGGATGTCCCCCTgccacaccagcagcacaggacaGCCCTGAAGGCAGCAGCCACCCCACACCGGGACCCTGGTGACCCCAGCAGCGAGCCATCAAGGCACGGGCCCCACCAGGTCCCGCAGCCGCGTCCCCGGGCTGCCCCGCTCACCTCAGGTTGCTGTAGGCTCGGGCCACTTTCCCTGAGATGCGGTCGGAGCCGAAGACCACCACGCGCATGGTGGACACCTTGGCATCCTCGTCGTAGCTGAGGAAGGGCCGGCGGGGCAGGCTGAGCAGCCGCGGGGTCTGTGGGGTCTGCAGCCGCTGGCCCAGCCCGTGCTGCGGCAGCGAGTGAGCGCGCCGGGAGCGTGCTGGTATGCGGGGCTTGGCCTGGGGGTGGCACAGGCTCTCGGCGCGGCGCAGCGGGAGCGAGCCCGTGTCCGGGCAGTCCTTCAGGTCTCTCCTCAAGACCAGCtggcttttgcttttgaaaagttTGTAGATCTTGTTGGTCAGCGTGTGTCGGTATTTGTGGTGGGTCTTCTCCACCTTCAGCTCCGGCCGCCCGAGCATGTCCAGAGAGCTCTCGTCGCTGTCCTCTGCGTACCCGCTGTCCATGCAGTCCTTCAGGCTGGAGACGAAGGACCGCAAGGATTTTTTGGAGACCACCGTCAGCTCCGAGATGGAGTCCTTGGAGCTGGTGAAGAGGGACACGCGCGAGTGCTTGGGTGCCTCTTCCGACAGCGCCGAGTACACGGAGTCTTTGGAAATGGAGGAGATGGGGGACAGCAGCGAGTCCCGCTCTGGGGAGCAGCCATCTGTTTccacatcctcctcctcctcctcctcctcgtctTCCTCATTCTCTGAGGCCGCAGGCTCAACAACGCTGCACTCCTTGCTGAGGACATCATTGAGGACATCTGAAAGGCACGGGAGGGAGATCAGGTCCGGCACGGGAAATGTGAGCAGTGCACGGACACCCCAGGCAACAGCTCTatggcagcagggccagcatTCTCTCTAACCCTGCATGGCTTCAAACTGAGAGCTAAAAACCTGTTTCTGAGCATTCTTAGACTTCCATAAGGCGCTCTGATTTgatgacaaaacaaaactcatttgAGGTCACATTCTGTTTGGGTTCTCTAAAAACAAAGAGTGGTCGGGGTTTTGCTTCCTTCCCATGCAGAGTTCCCGATGCACCCTGCATCCTACCCAGGTTAAACCAGAGGACAGGAGGGAAGCAAAGTGTTAGGATAATCAAACCCCAAATGGACAGTCAGGGAGGGGACAAAGTCCAAGCTAGAGAGCAGGTTCAGCGCACAGGGGCCAGTGAGCAAAGAATGCTCAACCTTCATGGGGCCAGATGAGGTCTTCCAGGAATGGGGAAGCCAAGGAGGTCAGCTCAGCAGAAGGGGAAGCTGTGCTTCCCCTGAAAAACTGCTGTGGCTGGGCTGAGAGCACAGCAAAACCTGCTCAGCCCAAAACTGTGGCCGCTCCAGAGAGATGCAGTGTCCAAGGGGTGTCGGGACAGAAAACCCTTCCGTGGGTTGGGATGGTTTGTGCTCAGTGCTTGGCCAGTGTTCTGGCACAGCTGGGCTGTGAGCATTGGCACATGCTACTCTTTGGAGAGGAGCTTTCTGCAGGGGAATGGGGACCCCTCTCTTCTTACCGAAGTTATCCTGGTCCCAGCTGTAAGTGTAGCAGCGAGAAGtagggatggggatgggctggAGCCTGCGGGGCTGCGCATCTcctgcagagagaggagaggagtcAGCTTGCAGGGATCATCCCCATGCTGCAAGACCCACACAGGGCATCTGCAATGGTCAGAACCACTGGGAGATGCGGCCCACCCCACACTGGTGATATGGGCAGCTCACTTCATGCAGAGAAACAATGCTGTCATTAACCCACGAAGTCACACGTGGCTCTCAGAGCCACTGGGTCAGGCTGGCAGACATCGCTGCTACAGCTGGTTGTCTGGTTGAATGTTCTCATCTCACCCACAAAGGCTGGAGATGGCTTTTGTTGTTTgacaagaaaaaacatctgGCTCATCATGCAGtgatgaaatagaaaaaaaaacaaacccaggcCCTTTCTTATTGTGCCAGTTTTGCACAAAGCAGGATTTCACATTTCCAAGCGTAGATCACAGCACAAGGGAGCCCATGGCTGATGGTGGGATCGAGCTGGCACTGAACCCAAGAAGCAAGGAGAGTGCAGGGGCTGCTCACCCGCGATGGCAGGAAGCGCAGCTGCCCCGGCGATGTCCTGCAGAACGCCCTGCAGCCGCTCCCGGGCCAGCACGGGGTCACTGCTGGCAGCCGCCACCTCCTGAGCTTCAGCAGCGCTGGCGTAGATCTCAGAGAGCTCTTCCAAGGTCTTGGCCTGGGGAGAGCAGAGCCAAGGGAGAGATGGAGGGGAGCTATAGGGATGGTCATGGAGAATGAATCACTGCACCTCTCTCCCTCCACTACCCCTCCACATCTTATCCAAATGCAGCAAGGAGAGAGTAGAATAAGAGTAGAGCCGATGGAGTAGAGCAGGAGTAGGAATAGTTCCCGCTGGA includes:
- the PIK3R5 gene encoding phosphoinositide 3-kinase regulatory subunit 5 isoform X3, which encodes MQHTTCTEDRIYHALERCLHGLSRDAVSSRWAGLCLNCWSLQELVSRDAGNYLILVEKILGKTREVQEKCDYDLVMPLALLFYYAVLYAPHIPPDSELLLKAASIYHSFLTWPVPYCDVFRELLTFISDELKAPGISFQRLVRTEQGLPVKNYQSSTVTVLLLNRSEVQSEFLSIAEKLSGTEPPRHAALILLLEHLYQVTFGTRCDLGSLHHLLKAKTLEELSEIYASAAEAQEVAAASSDPVLARERLQGVLQDIAGAAALPAIAGDAQPRRLQPIPIPTSRCYTYSWDQDNFDVLNDVLSKECSVVEPAASENEEDEEEEEEEDVETDGCSPERDSLLSPISSISKDSVYSALSEEAPKHSRVSLFTSSKDSISELTVVSKKSLRSFVSSLKDCMDSGYAEDSDESSLDMLGRPELKVEKTHHKYRHTLTNKIYKLFKSKSQLVLRRDLKDCPDTGSLPLRRAESLCHPQAKPRIPARSRRAHSLPQHGLGQRLQTPQTPRLLSLPRRPFLSYDEDAKVSTMRVVVFGSDRISGKVARAYSNLRLKESTCPTLTRYFKLQFFYVPVKRSCLLPAALLTHPPPSPSDLQLRASAQAEPALAGVESSTNDVSHYIGMLDPWYERNVLGLMNLPMDVLCQSAKPEAEPQEDSREQLPILADMILYYCRFATRPVLLQLYQTELTFIGGEKMTEVFIHSLELGHSAATRAIKASGPGSKRLGIDGDREAIPLTLQIAYSKTAISGRSQWNDVEKVCTSVNLSKACKKYEELASKTECLNLTMTEVVKRQNSKSKKSFNQQLSVSQIKVDKVQIIGVQSSFAVCLDQDEQKILQSVTRCEISVCYRPRDSDPLALRRSSLTPQDPPEFHSLLCLPISTFSGALP
- the PIK3R5 gene encoding phosphoinositide 3-kinase regulatory subunit 5 isoform X2; translated protein: MQHTTCTEDRIYHALERCLHGLSRDAVSSRWAAGLCLNCWSLQELVSRDAGNYLILVEKILGKTREVQEKCDYDLVMPLALLFYYAVLYAPHIPPDSELLLKAASIYHSFLTWPVPYCDVFRELLTFISDELKAPGISFQRLVRTEQGLPVKNYQSSTVTVLLLNRSEVQSEFLSIAEKLSGTEPPRHAALILLLEHLYQVTFGTRCDLGSLHHLLKAKTLEELSEIYASAAEAQEVAAASSDPVLARERLQGVLQDIAGAAALPAIAGDAQPRRLQPIPIPTSRCYTYSWDQDNFDVLNDVLSKECSVVEPAASENEEDEEEEEEEDVETDGCSPERDSLLSPISSISKDSVYSALSEEAPKHSRVSLFTSSKDSISELTVVSKKSLRSFVSSLKDCMDSGYAEDSDESSLDMLGRPELKVEKTHHKYRHTLTNKIYKLFKSKSQLVLRRDLKDCPDTGSLPLRRAESLCHPQAKPRIPARSRRAHSLPQHGLGQRLQTPQTPRLLSLPRRPFLSYDEDAKVSTMRVVVFGSDRISGKVARAYSNLRLKESTCPTLTRYFKLQFFYVPVKRSCLLPAALLTHPPPSPSDLQLRASAQAEPALAGVESSTNDVSHYIGMLDPWYERNVLGLMNLPMDVLCQSAKPEAEPQEDSREQLPILADMILYYCRFATRPVLLQLYQTELTFIGGEKMTEVFIHSLELGHSAATRAIKASGPGSKRLGIDGDREAIPLTLQIAYSKTAISGRSQWNDVEKVCTSVNLSKACKKYEELASKTECLNLTMTEVVKRQNSKSKKSFNQLSVSQIKVDKVQIIGVQSSFAVCLDQDEQKILQSVTRCEISVCYRPRDSDPLALRRSSLTPQDPPEFHSLLCLPISTFSGALP
- the PIK3R5 gene encoding phosphoinositide 3-kinase regulatory subunit 5 isoform X1 — its product is MQHTTCTEDRIYHALERCLHGLSRDAVSSRWAAGLCLNCWSLQELVSRDAGNYLILVEKILGKTREVQEKCDYDLVMPLALLFYYAVLYAPHIPPDSELLLKAASIYHSFLTWPVPYCDVFRELLTFISDELKAPGISFQRLVRTEQGLPVKNYQSSTVTVLLLNRSEVQSEFLSIAEKLSGTEPPRHAALILLLEHLYQVTFGTRCDLGSLHHLLKAKTLEELSEIYASAAEAQEVAAASSDPVLARERLQGVLQDIAGAAALPAIAGDAQPRRLQPIPIPTSRCYTYSWDQDNFDVLNDVLSKECSVVEPAASENEEDEEEEEEEDVETDGCSPERDSLLSPISSISKDSVYSALSEEAPKHSRVSLFTSSKDSISELTVVSKKSLRSFVSSLKDCMDSGYAEDSDESSLDMLGRPELKVEKTHHKYRHTLTNKIYKLFKSKSQLVLRRDLKDCPDTGSLPLRRAESLCHPQAKPRIPARSRRAHSLPQHGLGQRLQTPQTPRLLSLPRRPFLSYDEDAKVSTMRVVVFGSDRISGKVARAYSNLRLKESTCPTLTRYFKLQFFYVPVKRSCLLPAALLTHPPPSPSDLQLRASAQAEPALAGVESSTNDVSHYIGMLDPWYERNVLGLMNLPMDVLCQSAKPEAEPQEDSREQLPILADMILYYCRFATRPVLLQLYQTELTFIGGEKMTEVFIHSLELGHSAATRAIKASGPGSKRLGIDGDREAIPLTLQIAYSKTAISGRSQWNDVEKVCTSVNLSKACKKYEELASKTECLNLTMTEVVKRQNSKSKKSFNQQLSVSQIKVDKVQIIGVQSSFAVCLDQDEQKILQSVTRCEISVCYRPRDSDPLALRRSSLTPQDPPEFHSLLCLPISTFSGALP